In Paraburkholderia sprentiae WSM5005, a genomic segment contains:
- a CDS encoding pentapeptide repeat-containing protein codes for MNTHDMTASAPALPEIIEGQRYTSPQRDVGFDGMVFTDCHFDHVEWTRCRLSNLRFVNCTFDANRFDHCDLLAVAHDACRIRSGASTHCALERVSYSECEIEDGAWTGSLLRDSIVAHSTCTNWTFDGMRGAHFSLVTSRLDGLALLGGHRSDTAWIDSQLAGLRIENARLENFIVGQSTAVRTSLSGCHGINVRWIGSRIEDLAIDRCELRQAAWSHSTWRSGEIRACQLALASFDCSALDGLTVMQSDLSQAIFDNAHIADSEFPELHAPRIALRDAWLTRVNFAGAQLRQIDARGASLEEVGLHGADCRDGNLIGQPRDAWRAADTRNANFDEAIGADEQLWRRRHQPGARKYDD; via the coding sequence ATGAATACGCACGACATGACCGCGTCAGCGCCTGCGTTGCCGGAAATCATCGAGGGGCAGCGTTATACGTCGCCGCAGCGCGACGTCGGGTTCGATGGGATGGTGTTCACGGACTGCCATTTCGACCACGTCGAATGGACCCGATGCCGTCTGTCGAATCTGCGTTTCGTGAATTGCACATTCGATGCGAACCGCTTCGACCATTGCGACCTGCTGGCGGTGGCACATGACGCGTGCAGGATTCGCTCGGGTGCATCGACGCATTGCGCGCTGGAGCGCGTGTCGTATTCCGAATGCGAAATCGAAGACGGTGCATGGACCGGTAGCTTGCTCAGGGATTCGATCGTTGCGCATTCGACGTGTACGAACTGGACATTCGACGGCATGCGCGGCGCGCATTTTTCGCTCGTGACGAGCCGCCTCGACGGGCTCGCTCTGCTTGGCGGTCACCGGAGCGATACGGCGTGGATCGACAGCCAGTTGGCCGGTCTGCGGATCGAGAACGCGCGGCTGGAGAATTTCATCGTCGGGCAAAGCACGGCCGTGCGTACGTCGTTGAGCGGGTGCCACGGCATCAACGTGCGCTGGATCGGTTCGCGCATCGAGGACCTGGCGATCGATCGTTGCGAGCTTAGGCAGGCGGCGTGGTCGCACAGCACCTGGCGCTCGGGCGAGATCCGCGCCTGTCAGCTTGCGCTGGCGAGTTTCGATTGCTCGGCTCTCGATGGTTTGACGGTAATGCAGAGCGATCTCTCACAGGCCATTTTCGACAACGCCCATATCGCCGACAGCGAATTTCCGGAGTTGCACGCGCCGCGTATCGCGTTGCGCGACGCGTGGCTCACGCGCGTCAACTTCGCGGGCGCGCAGTTGCGGCAGATCGACGCGCGTGGCGCGTCACTCGAGGAAGTCGGCTTGCATGGCGCGGATTGCCGCGACGGCAATCTGATCGGTCAGCCACGCGACGCATGGCGTGCGGCTGACACGCGCAACGCGAATTTCGATGAAGCCATCGGCGCTGACGAACAGCTCTGGCGGCGTCGTCACCAACCGGGAGCAAGAAAGTATGACGACTAG
- a CDS encoding DUF3540 domain-containing protein: protein MTTSVLEPTAGHGAPLDASDAAGSRDALARIMNGSFRPCATDRMNATTVSTQLARVDDAGTARGTWLVTIRPGMQLCAKPAVSCIVVPQPGDLVQICVDGERCWVLAVLERRDAGSELALDFGDAPVTLRAREMRVEVSDGLSFEAARLTSRAQLVTQAAAERQTRVSGTDTTHAGSTIVHNERHLAMHAKSAFVTASALMKIDAGQIHMG from the coding sequence ATGACGACTAGTGTGCTGGAGCCAACCGCCGGACACGGCGCGCCATTGGACGCATCCGACGCGGCCGGATCGCGCGATGCGCTCGCGAGAATCATGAACGGCAGTTTCCGGCCGTGCGCCACGGACCGCATGAACGCGACGACGGTATCGACGCAGCTCGCCCGTGTCGACGACGCGGGGACGGCGCGGGGCACCTGGCTGGTGACGATTCGTCCGGGTATGCAGTTGTGCGCGAAGCCGGCGGTGAGCTGCATCGTCGTGCCGCAACCGGGCGACCTCGTCCAGATCTGCGTCGACGGCGAGCGCTGCTGGGTGCTCGCGGTGCTCGAACGACGCGATGCGGGCAGTGAGCTTGCGCTCGATTTCGGCGACGCGCCGGTGACGCTGCGCGCGCGCGAGATGCGCGTCGAGGTATCCGACGGCTTGTCGTTCGAGGCGGCCCGGCTCACGAGCCGCGCGCAGCTCGTCACGCAGGCCGCCGCCGAGCGCCAGACACGCGTGAGCGGAACGGATACGACTCACGCGGGCAGCACCATCGTGCACAACGAGCGGCATCTGGCGATGCATGCGAAAAGTGCCTTCGTCACGGCGTCGGCGCTCATGAAGATCGACGCCGGTCAGATCCATATGGGCTAG
- a CDS encoding DUF4150 domain-containing protein, with amino-acid sequence MFSNCSAGGMAIAPGNDVCKTPPVAIPMSYSNIANKCEAVPNIPTIICAGGPVHNMNTIIPMTHADEAGSMGGVASGTVGGQSRHVKGSSKVMIQGAPETRLTDTTLPNSQNTSGFSAVPSQTITMTLS; translated from the coding sequence ATGTTTTCGAATTGCTCTGCCGGCGGAATGGCAATTGCGCCGGGCAACGACGTCTGCAAAACGCCGCCTGTCGCGATACCGATGTCCTATTCGAACATCGCGAACAAGTGCGAGGCGGTGCCCAACATTCCGACCATCATTTGCGCGGGCGGCCCGGTCCACAACATGAATACGATCATCCCGATGACGCACGCCGACGAGGCCGGATCGATGGGCGGCGTCGCGTCGGGCACGGTCGGCGGGCAGTCGCGGCACGTAAAAGGTTCGAGCAAGGTGATGATCCAGGGCGCGCCCGAGACGCGCCTCACGGACACGACCTTGCCGAACAGTCAGAACACGTCCGGCTTCTCGGCGGTTCCGTCGCAGACCATCACGATGACCCTCAGTTGA
- a CDS encoding type VI secretion lipoprotein TssJ, giving the protein MSRSFFKAFAVTATLTVLAGCSVFSSSEPQLPRQLHVTLVGGSRLNVSASGEPRPIQACIYVVSAADWLPAPGGDDSSCASRGQDSTVVAESRHVIAPDQVLQFSLDLPRSGELWLVTDADYARRPSNYAPLRIRIEGRGLIHQAVWLDRDGIYNASLPGAVPAARADDSQTARKTKTTEATRRSRP; this is encoded by the coding sequence ATGAGCAGAAGCTTTTTCAAAGCGTTTGCGGTGACGGCGACGCTGACGGTTCTCGCCGGATGTTCGGTGTTTTCCTCGTCGGAGCCGCAGCTGCCGCGTCAGTTGCACGTGACGCTGGTCGGCGGCAGCCGTCTGAACGTCTCCGCGAGCGGCGAGCCGCGTCCGATCCAGGCTTGCATCTACGTCGTGAGCGCGGCCGACTGGCTACCGGCGCCTGGCGGCGACGACTCGTCGTGCGCGTCGCGCGGTCAGGACAGCACGGTCGTCGCCGAGTCGCGCCACGTGATCGCGCCGGACCAGGTGCTGCAGTTCTCGCTCGATCTGCCGCGTTCCGGCGAGCTCTGGCTCGTGACCGACGCGGACTATGCGCGGCGCCCGTCGAACTACGCGCCGTTGCGCATTCGGATCGAGGGCCGCGGACTGATTCATCAGGCCGTCTGGCTCGACCGCGACGGAATCTACAACGCGTCGTTGCCGGGCGCGGTGCCGGCCGCGCGCGCTGACGATTCTCAGACCGCGCGCAAGACGAAAACCACCGAAGCGACAAGGAGAAGCAGGCCATGA